The Candidozyma auris chromosome 1, complete sequence genome includes a region encoding these proteins:
- a CDS encoding guanine nucleotide exchange factor VPS9, with the protein MSFNNPLGFNVSKAIPTTSTTNTNTTSTATSQNNSPSPSRHGHNDQLNLGKANWKDLSESMKLNASSGSSPKVLQPASTTELSEVTPTTVKVTEHSNGPREKTDLIGLFDKFDVNIKSDMDDDEVEVDSLEEKMKQFKPKPRQNSNLSTSTDNVDEKDHLSTCTEPAIEEQSKVAKTIEGASAGNDQNDASTVTEQPQQPMTEKKVIDDSSENGQDESSNSNWKSTNDTGDVQQDNETELAQPNRPGDDEVDVLKDTQSETVQDYQIKESELPSESSAAPMPSRPRQRRNNSIQRTYDSINPQEQYQKSHRPFDFQVFLSHIRNKSADPLVRYIRSFLVSFTRQAPAMSSAQRIKAVRQFKEFINGKFQEFEPFASMDSKDLENSNEGIEKLIMNRLYEYTFSPEVFNKNESRTPESFLQDLRDDVKFTTQLDKFSWVSGPHLDVDLNEISQRKRESSKESLNYLDQAINELNKINNYRAPRDKIICILNSCKIIFSLLRVSKQETNADAFIPLLILVIIRAKTPNLISNIHYIERFRGEQWLSHGETSYYLSSIQGAITFIQNITRDDLTVSDEEYEANIEAWEADIRQRPPYLIIPEPRASDSPPESGPIVRTNLSPSSVLMASAETFKKSISNYLSPPPQESSQERATQRAEEREGHRPSEEDVDAAFGQLSEMFPTLDKAILRDLVVMNEANVEKTLDVCLQLVNES; encoded by the coding sequence ATGTCGTTCAATAACCCCTTGGGATTTAATGTATCCAAAGCAATTCCCACAACCTCCACCACAAATACTAATACGACGTCTACGGCCACTTCTCAAAACAACTCACCCTCACCCTCAAGACATGGCCACAATGACCAACTAAATCTCGGCAAAGCCAATTGGAAGGATCTATCTGAGTCCATGAAACTTaatgcttcttctggctcCTCACCAAAGGTGCTCCAGCCTGCTCTGACCACAGAGTTGAGTGAGGTGACACCCACAACGGTGAAAGTAACCGAGCACTCCAATGGACCTCGGGAAAAAACAGATCTCATTGGTCTTTTTGATAAGTTTGAcgtcaacatcaagagTGACAtggacgatgatgaggtAGAGGTTGATTCGCTAGAGGAAAAAATGAAGCAGTTCAAGCCAAAACCAAGACAGAATTCCAACTTATCCACCCTGACTGATAATGTCGACGAGAAAGACCATCTCAGCACATGTACCGAAccagcaattgaagaacaactGAAAGTCGCAAAAACCATAGAGGGAGCGTCCGCAGGTAACGATCAGAATGACGCATCGACTGTCACTGAACAGCCGCAGCAACCAATGACCGAAAAGAAAGTAATCGACGACTCATCCGAAAATGGTCAGGATGAATCGTCAAATAGTAATTGGAAATCAACGAATGATACAGGAGATGTGCAACAAGACAACGAGACCGAGTTAGCCCAGCCGAATAGACCAGGGGACGATGAAGTGGACGTTCTAAAGGATACTCAATCTGAAACTGTCCAAGATTATCAAATTAAAGAGAGTGAGCTACCCTCTGAATCAAGTGCTGCTCCAATGCCACTGCGTCCTcgacagagaagaaataaTTCTATTCAAAGAACTTATGATTCCATCAACCCACAAGAGCAATATCAGAAATCACATAGACCTTTTGATTTCCAAGTTTTCCTTTCGCATATTCGTAACAAATCAGCAGACCCGCTTGTTCGCTACATAAGATCCTTTTTGGTGTCCTTCACTAGACAAGCCCCTGCCATGTCTTCTGCCCAAAGAATCAAGGCTGTCAGACAATTTAAGGAATTCATTAATGGTAAATTTCAAGAATTCGAACCTTTTGCATCCATGGATAGCAAGGATCTTGAGAACTCAAATGAGGGAATTGAAAAACTTATCATGAATCGGTTGTACGAATATACTTTTTCGCCAGAAGtattcaacaaaaacgaGTCTCGTACACCGGAATCCTTCTTGCAAGATCTACGAGACGATGTCAAATTCACAACTCAGCTAGACAAGTTCAGCTGGGTGTCTGGTCCACACCTAGACGTGGATCTCAATGAGATATCACAAAGAAAACGGGAATCCTCCAAGGAAAGCTTGAACTACCTTGATCAAGCAATTAATGAGCtaaacaaaatcaacaatTACAGGGCTCCTCGTGATAAAATCATTTGCATACTAAATTCTTGCAAGATCATTTTCAGCTTACTTCGTGTTAGCAAGCAAGAAACTAACGCCGATGCGTTTATACCACTACTTATATTGGTGATCATTAGGGCGAAGACGCCCAATCTTATTAGTAATATTCATTACATTGAAAGGTTTAGAGGGGAACAGTGGCTTCTGCATGGAGAAACCAGCTACTACCTTTCATCAATACAGGGGgccatcaccttcatccAGAATATTACCCGAGACGATCTTACAGTATCTGATGAAGAGTATGAAGCCAACATAGAAGCATGGGAAGCTGACATTAGACAGCGACCACCATATCTCATCATTCCGGAACCTCGTGCTTCAGATAGCCCCCCTGAAAGTGGTCCGATTGTACGTACAAATCTTTCCCCATCAAGTGTATTAATGGCAAGTGCCGAGactttcaaaaaatcaatttcGAACTATTTATCACCACCTCCTCAAGAATCATCTCAGGAGCGAGCTACACAACGCGCTGAGGAGCGAGAAGGGCATAGACCATCTGAGGAGGATGTTGACGCTGCTTTTGGTCAACTCTCTGAGATGTTTCCAACTCTTGATAAAGCCATACTCAGAGATCTTGTTGTTATGAACGAAGCCAACGTTGAAAAAACGTTGGATGTCTGTTTGCAACTCGTGAACGAGAGCTAA
- the CDC37 gene encoding Cdc37p, with amino-acid sequence MPIDYSKWDKIELSDDSDIEVHPNVDKRSFIRWKQRDIHEKRHQRNIEIKSILIQLTMYAKLNARLDFLMEKLKPSELLDEAKVKAALDGEFDPKEKFDYEKLKKEKGSELRKGLHDLEFSKDEIEATPPYNEMVEDLFTQVKEDHPEVTNDDDKLKQHLKEHRLKIDDILSKQSIKLDSLLHEKANLISSEDYHTGFDSSFINKDKKDAEEKNTKPQTTTSTSIETINNPRQPENTKSSGSQTDDEYDQLEVLPPTAEFAKIDIHKLAKSREFLLLHPEICTEHQKDSLIMTAFDHQLEGREKMTKQVVHQSLLLQYVSQLSGGGLIKDRVMQAIEIFFSKLMDSSTPVAAAFNEDVDKTLKHIQTRCKVIQEERSASGETENEEAVIQLRSLDESKQLTVNVPDEGTEEYKIFSSKLSPEMQAAIQTGDLDEVNKIFASMKVEDAEEVLEIINECNVIGLSGYLENEEEFEKMKAQQDDAPSVADEQLNVDDTVD; translated from the coding sequence ATGCCTATTGATTACTCGAAGTGGGATAAAATAGAACTCTCCGATGATTCTGATATAGAGGTCCACCCAAATGTTGATAAACGCTCCTTCATTAGGTGGAAGCAACGGGATATTCATGAGAAGCGTCATCAGAGAAACATTGAGATCAAGTCTATCTTGATCCAATTGACCATGTATGCCAAATTAAATGCCAGACTTGActttttgatggagaaactcaaaccatcagagcttcttgatgaagcgAAAGTGAAGGCAGCTCTAGATGGAGAGTTTGATCCAAAGGAAAAGTTCGATtatgagaagctcaagaaggagaaaggTAGTGAGCTTAGAAAGGGTTTGCATGATTTGGAGTTTTCTAAAGACGAAATTGAGGCTACTCCACCGTATAATGAGATGGTCGAGGACCTTTTCACTCAAGTTAAAGAAGACCATCCTGAAGTTACCAATGATGACGAtaagttgaagcagcaccTCAAGGAACACAGACTTAAGATTGACGATATCTTACTGAAGCAGTCAATCAAACTCGACTCTTTGCTCCACGAAAAGGCGAACCTCATCAGCAGTGAAGATTACCATACCGGTTTTGACAGCTCATTTatcaacaaagacaagaaagacGCCGAAGAGAAGAATACCAAACCACAGACCACTACTTCAACATCTATCGAGACCATCAATAATCCACGTCAACCAGAAAATACAAAGTCGTCAGGTTCCCAGACAGACGACGAATATGATCAGCTCGAAGTTTTGCCTCCCACGGCCGAGTTCGCAAAGATTGATATCCACAAGCTTGCGAAAAGCCGAGaatttttgttgttgcatCCCGAAATTTGCACCGAACATCAAAAAGACTCTCTCATAATGACTGCATTTgatcatcaacttgaaggtCGTGAGAAAATGACGAAGCAGGTTGTCCATCAGTCCCTTTTATTGCAATACGTCTCTCAATTGTCTGGTGGTGGGTTAATAAAAGATCGTGTCATGCAAGCCATTGAGAtattcttttcaaaattgatgGACTCGTCCACCCCAGTTGCCGCTGCCTTCAATGAGGATGTCGATAAGACATTAAAGCACATCCAAACTAGATGTAAAGTcatccaagaagaacgCTCGGCACTGGGCGAAACTGAAAATGAGGAGGCAGTTATCCAGTTAAGATCTCTCGATGAAAGTAAGCAGTTGACAGTTAATGTTCCCGATGAAGGGACTGAGGAATACAAAATCTTTTCTCTGAAGCTCTCCCCAGAGATGCAAGCTGCAATCCAGACTGGCGATCTTGACGAAGTGAATAAAATTTTTGCATCCATGAAGGTTGAAGATGCAGAGGAAGTGTTGGAAATCATTAACGAGTGTAATGTCATCGGTCTTAGTGGCTATCTAGAAAACGAAGAGGAGTTCGAGAAGATGAAGGCTCAGCAAGATGATGCCCCACTGGTTGCTGACGAGCAACTAAATGTGGACGACACTGTCGATTAG
- the NAB3 gene encoding Nab3p, with amino-acid sequence MDLTPIPLQQKNDVDEQKSSGPDIDEYEPEVPGQGFDESQVAFKEKKENTSTSSSPTDELGPETTATPAPAESDEEYDPESINPSPEPESQASASLKSPGTPSDDDYDPENGPEIPLSEKSSDKSPAVSDEKAVNKPVLPAKPNLPSKPTACAPSVAKDPQVQLKEAYEAIMKSDLVKRPEFKQLSQEEQMMLIDQQLKQRGITLPDINTPADPDMNYDQVYSYNKPSETKKLIPLVPQNKFCKRPNITLPMTPEEEKAYQKYLQAEKKYSDKKLLDSFPENSRLFIGNLSTNTLTKQDIFRICRPYGDVFHIMLKAGYGFVQFETAEQCAACIEGESGVPLHGRYIRLDASTSHRKLDEGQVRFRERTSERSHEAAMKRRDSPDCHIFITAGSAQSLIEQTIEAFESAGLSLKIEDIGDQDLSEVIPDAAYSGVLGACVVKEENVDIQTFQETEDGGIRFDEYVALTPSVAVDLIKQMIPSSQTDEPNQKRFNTNDESIDSCAHESEQRKKRQRQNDRQKDHHDRYGRRNTNTHTSSRGGTSYAGSSAATYGVSPTPPAYSPQPPANAFQQPPNFQSYPQPYLSYSQNSAPQPAIDPQVLQILSSLDAATLQQVIHYIKQQQALGSLQQAPQQPITSGPSGGYGQYPMPQAPPPPPTVQSSSHLNTLLSQLQTPQQQHQNQSLPSKIQYSQPSQQPTHQQPGQSSMLMEMLSRFSKQ; translated from the coding sequence ATGGACCTCACGCCTATACCATTGCAACAAAAGAACGATGTTGACGAACAAAAGAGTTCGGGTCCAGATATAGATGAATATGAGCCTGAAGTTCCTGGACAGGGGTTTGACGAGAGTCAAGTGGcattcaaagagaaaaaggaaaataCCCTGACCTCAAGCAGCCCAACTGATGAGCTTGGCCCTGAAACCACGGCAACACCAGCACCCGCTGAGTCAGATGAAGAGTATGACCCCGAAAGTATCAACCCGTCGCCAGAGCCCGAGTCTCAGGCATCAGCATCACTAAAGCTGCCAGGAACACCTTCTGACGATGACTACGATCCAGAAAACGGCCCAGAGATACCTCTATCTGAAAAATCTTCTGACAAATCACCTGCTGTTTCAGATGAGAAGGCTGTCAATAAGCCAGTGCTTCCTGCGAAGCCTAATTTGCCATCAAAGCCAACGGCATGTGCTCCATCGGTTGCTAAAGACCCACAGGTTCAGCTCAAAGAGGCATACGAGGCAATCATGAAGAGTGATCTTGTGAAACGACCAGAATTCAAGCAACTATCACAAGAGGAACAAATGATGCTCATTGATCAACAGCTTAAGCAAAGAGGGATCACTTTGCCCGATATCAATACTCCTGCTGATCCAGATATGAATTATGATCAAGTGTATTCATACAACAAGCCCTCTGAAACCAAGAAGCTTATCCCCTTGGTTCCTCAGAATAAGTTCTGCAAAAGACCCAACATAACACTTCCGATGACACCAGAGGAGGAGAAAGCATACCAGAAATACTTACAGGCGGAAAAGAAATACTCcgacaagaagcttctcgACCTGTTTCCCGAGAATTCAAGACTATTTATTGGTAATTTGTCCACGAATACATTAACAAAGCAGGATATTTTTAGAATCTGCCGACCATACGGTGATGTTTTTCACATCATGCTCAAAGCGGGCTATGGTTTTGTGCAATTCGAAACGGCAGAGCAATGTGCCGCTTGTATAGAGGGTGAATCAGGCGTACCCCTCCATGGCAGATACATCAGGCTCGATGCATCCACCAGTCACAgaaaacttgatgaaggtCAGGTTAGATTTCGTGAAAGAACTTCTGAGAGATCGCATGAAGCAGcaatgaaaagaagggaCTCACCCGATTGCCATATTTTCATTACCGCTGGCAGCGCTCAAAGTCTAATTGAACAAACCATTGAAGCCTTCGAATCTGCCGGACTCTCGCTCAAGATTGAGGATATTGGTGACCAAGACTTATCTGAGGTCATTCCCGATGCTGCCTACTCTGGTGTGCTCGGCGCTTGTGTAGTaaaggaagaaaacgtTGATATACAAACGTTTCAAGAGACAGAAGATGGAGGAATAAGGTTCGATGAATACGTTGCGCTCACCCCCTCGGTAGCAGTCGATCTAATCAAGCAGATGATCCCTTCAAGTCAAACTGATGAACCTAATCAGAAGCGTTTCAATACAAATGATGAAAGCATTGATTCATGTGCTCATGAATCtgaacaaagaaagaaaagacagCGGCAGAATGATCGTCAGAAAGATCATCATGATCGATATGGTCGAAGGAATACTAACACACATACATCTTCTCGAGGTGGCACCTCATACGCTGGCTCGAGTGCCGCAACATACGGGGTGCTGCCTACACCACCAGCGTATTCTCCACAACCGCCTGCAAACGCATTTCAACAACCACCGAACTTCCAAAGTTACCCACAACCCTATCTCTCATATTCTCAAAATTCTGCTCCTCAACCTGCGATTGACCCTCAAGTTCTACAAATTCTTCTGAGTCTTGATGCTGCTACACTTCAGCAAGTCATCCACTATATTAAACAACAGCAAGCCCTTGGTAGCTTGCAACAGGCTCCGCAGCAACCAATCACTAGTGGCCCATCAGGTGGCTATGGGCAATATCCGATGCCCCaggcaccaccaccacctccCACAGTTCAACTGTCCAGTCATTTGAACACCCTTCTCTCCCAGCTTCAAActcctcaacaacaacatcagAATCAGAGCTTACCTTCGAAAATTCAGTATTCTCAACCATCTCAACAGCCAACACATCAACAGCCTGGGCAGTCCTCAATGTTGATGGAAATGTTATCGAGATTTAGTAAGCAGTAA
- the SEC20 gene encoding Sec20p — MSNTEIEAQTEALTRLKYSVFENIEEIRSLSAEDDESTSIESKKETLTKQAHSSISQMSDLLSVLELLILQCAPRSAEENLLWEKLSIHKLTVQHLKDKLKDSQIAAYEQQSKQVHAQILEEYVNKWRAEEGDTRDQLFAGRSAQPTGEKEKPIEEQVLNKNESITNNLKLTHQLMQMSVAQTELNIDTIGQQTKDLSTLNDKLVDLESLLNKSRQIVKFIEKQDKHDKRRIYLSIGFLLTCFAWVIWHRILKLPTKILLWTLLRAFGVVTWATSKMNASDTADSLSQSSGIAISSASHQALSISSFISTVSSATETSTRSEALSIIEEITSSIIEDIESASRQTERFSTEELSETSCGISEPRSEIDSEVKSVTTKEQYTTTPSTMIETRALQTNSSNHKSGDIELRDVSETTVKMSALEDNSVTTVDTSSTFTFRESDLRDLGIKKWNNEENFHDEL; from the coding sequence ATGCTGAATACAGAGATTGAAGCACAAACAGAGGCTCTAACACGGCTCAAATATAGCGTGTTTGAGAATATAGAAGAAATCAGGTCATTGCTGGCAGAGGATGATGAGCTGACATCCATTGAGCTGAAAAAAGAGACCCTCACCAAGCAAGCACATAGCTCGATTAGTCAAATGAGTGATCTCTTGAGCGTCCTTGAGCTTTTAATCCTCCAATGTGCTCCAAGATCCGCTGAAGAGAACTTGCTTTGGGAAAAGCTTTCGATTCACAAATTGACGGTGCAGCATTTAAAGGATAAGCTCAAGGATAGCCAGATTGCAGCTTACGAACAACAAAGCAAACAAGTTCATGCTCAAATTCTAGAGGAGTATGTTAACAAATGGAGGGCTGAGGAAGGAGACACAAGAGACCAGTTGTTTGCTGGAAGATCGGCACAACCAACAGGCGAGAAGGAAAAGCCTATTGAGGAGCAGgtgctcaacaaaaatgaaagtatcaccaacaacttgaagttgaccCATCAACTCATGCAAATGTCCGTGGCACAAACTGAACTCAACATTGACACTATCGGCCAGCAGACAAAGGATCTCAGCACTTTGAACGATAAGCTTGTTGATTTAGAATCCTTGTTGAATAAGTCAAGGCAGATCGTGAAGTTCATTGAGAAGCAAGACAAGCACGATAAACGGCGCATTTACTTGAGCATAGGTTTTCTTCTCACATGCTTCGCTTGGGTGATATGGCACAGAATATTAAAGCTACCCACGAAAATACTTCTTTGGACTTTGCTTAGAGCATTTGGAGTCGTTACCTGGGCCACTTCGAAGATGAATGCTTCAGACACGGCTGACTCCTTGCTGCAATCAAGTGGGATTGCTATCTCCTCAGCATCTCATCAGGCTTTGTCAATTAGCAGTTTTATAAGTACCGTATCTTCAGCGACCGAGACCTCAACTCGAAGCGAGGCATTGTCCATCATTGAGGAGATCACATCCTCTATAATTGAAGACATCGAAAGCGCCCTGCGCCAAACTGAGCGCTTTTCTACCGAAGAATTGAGTGAAACCTCTTGTGGAATATCAGAACCTCGGAGTGAGATTGACAGCGAGGTCAAGCTGGTGACCACAAAGGAGCAATATACCACAACGCCACTGACTATGATTGAAACAAGAGCGCTCCAgacaaactcatcaaatcaTAAGAGCGGGGATATTGAATTGCGTGATGTGCTGGAAACAACAGTGAAGATGAGtgctcttgaagataaTTCTGTCACTACAGTTGACACATCTAGTACATTTACATTTCGAGAAAGCGACCTCAGAGATTTGGGTATCAAGAAATGGAACAACGAAGAAAATTTTCATGATGAACTATAA
- a CDS encoding RNA exonuclease yields METKRKPGAKDPSTITPEYISEKRKERELKKQQKREELIKRGIDPDAKPLPSHMKVIQRPMLDIYRSKASGEGLEIKIMTYNMLAQALIRRNLFPTSGAALKWAHRSQRLGFEIQSYNADILCLQELDYDQYNSHWKKEFMKWGYSSQYHRSGMKRHGVAILYKNSLFKFQHSYFIDYDKFVTTGVPLATQTQNVGLLVYLKFHEEVKKAHRGLSKDGVIIGTTHLFWHPFGTFERTRQTYIVQHEMKEFTKMMHLLYGADEKFYRFFAGDFNAQPYDSPYLSMTAKPVQYKDRAKRVLGKAASHKWDDQDADDGGEDVSQEDETEPEVFECSQDISDKIERLQKLHNDLDMRFISLYSVAYRQVHPENAVPSDRYEPPFSNWAHAWRGLLDYIFVASEWNGEKMDDAVDSVDELESQQQVRLLSLLRMPTPEEMGPEPSGQPRNGQYPSDHLCLMARVELC; encoded by the coding sequence ATGGAgacgaaaagaaaaccTGGAGCTAAGGATCCCTCTACGATTACTCCGGAATACATTCtggagaagaggaaagagCGTGAATTGAAGAAACAACAGAAACGAGAGGAGTTGATCAAACGAGGCATTGATCCAGATGCCAAACCCCTTCCATCCCACATGAAGGTGATACAGAGGCCAATGCTAGATATATACCGGTCCAAAGCCTCAGGTGAGGGCCTTGAGATTAAGATCATGACATACAATATGTTAGCACAGGCATTGATCAGACGGAACTTGTTTCCCACCAGCGGTGCTGCCTTGAAGTGGGCCCACAGATCACAGAGATTAGGCTTTGAAATTCAATCTTATAACGCTGATATTTTGTGCTTACAGGAATTAGACTACGACCAGTATAACTCACATTGGAAGAAAGAGTTCATGAAATGGGGCTACTCATCGCAGTACCACAGATCTGGTATGAAGAGACACGGCGTTGCAATTCTTTACAAAAATAGTTTATTCAAATTTCAGCATTCTTACTTCATTGACTACGATAAATTCGTTACCACAGGCGTGCCGCTTGCGACTCAAACACAGAATGTTGGCTTATTAGTATACCTCAAGTTTCACGAGGAAGTCAAGAAAGCACATCGTGGTCTCTCCAAAGATGGCGTAATTATTGGAACTACCCATCTTTTCTGGCATCCATTTGGCACCTTTGAAAGAACAAGACAGACATACATCGTGCAACACGAGATGAAAGAATTCACCAAGATGATGCATCTTTTGTATGGTGCTGATGAAAAGTTCTACAGGTTCTTTGCCGGTGACTTCAATGCGCAGCCATACGACTCTCCTTATCTTTCTATGACTGCGAAGCCTGTTCAATACAAGGATAGAGCCAAAAGGGTTCTCGGAAAAGCCGCTTCTCATAAATGGGATGATCAAGACGCCGATGATGGTGGAGAAGACGTTTCGCAAGAGGACGAGACGGAACCAGAGGTGTTTGAATGTTCTCAAGATATTCTGGACAAGATAGAGCGTTTGCAAAAACTACATAACGATTTAGATATGAGGTTTATATCTCTATATTCAGTTGCATACCGTCAGGTGCATCCTGAAAATGCTGTTCCAAGTGATAGATACGAGCCTCCGTTCTCCAACTGGGCGCACGCTTGGCGAGGGTTGCTTGACTATATCTTTGTTGCTTCAGAATGGAATGGGGAGAAAATGGATGATGCTGTGGACTCCGTGGACGAGTTAGAGAGCCAGCAGCAGGTGAGGCTCCTTTCGCTTCTTCGAATGCCAACCCCTGAGGAGATGGGACCCGAGCCTTCGGGACAACCAAGGAATGGCCAGTACCCGTCTGACCATCTATGTCTCATGGCTAGAGTCGAATTGTGCTAG
- the MOB1 gene encoding Mob1p, which yields MSFFSNFNAHSIKSTRGFKLKPGSPISSPQPISSSALPHTPRTNLYDKPTLQLDQDENPYSTMNVASNLSSQPVTSHKDIRSYAEQTLGSDNALIQAVKLPQDEDVNEWLAVHVVDFYNQINMLYGTITEFCSPQTCPRMIATEEYEYLWQETNTGSGNVAPKKPISLPACEYVENLMNWIQNFFDNDNIFPTKIGAPFPQQFPNLIKTIFKRLLRIYAHIYCHHFHEISELGLQSHLNTSLKHYVLFSKEFDLINKKDYGPLEDLINTMLKS from the coding sequence ATGTCGTTTTTCTCCAACTTTAATGCCCACTCTATCAAGTCAACACGAGGGTTTAAGCTCAAGCCTGGGTCTCCCATCTCCAGCCCACAGCCCATATCAAGCTCAGCACTTCCCCATACCCCAAGGACAAACTTGTACGACAAACCAACTTTACAATTAGACCAGGATGAAAACCCTTACCTGACCATGAATGTCGCTTCTAACTTGTCTTCGCAACCAGTAACTTCGCATAAGGATATCAGGTCTTACGCTGAGCAGACTTTGGGGTCTGATAACGCCTTAATCCAGGCCGTCAAGCTCCCACAAGATGAAGACGTGAACGAGTGGCTTGCTGTTCATGTTGTCGATTTCTACAATCAAATCAACATGCTTTACGGCACCATCACGGAGTTCTGTTCCCCACAAACATGCCCTAGAATGATTGCCACAGAGGAGTATGAGTACTTGTGGCAAGAAACTAACACTGGAAGTGGTAATGTCGCTCCTAAGAAGCCAATATCATTACCAGCTTGCGAATATGTGGAGAACCTCATGAACTGGattcaaaattttttcgATAATGATAACATCTTCCCCACGAAGATCGGTGCTCCATTCCCTCAGCAGTTTCCCAACTTGATAAAGACCATCTTTAAGAGGCTTTTGAGAATATATGCCCACATTTACTGCCATCACTTCCATGAAATTTCCGAGTTGGGCTTACAGAGCCATCTCAACACGAGCTTGAAACATTATGTCCTTTTCAGCAAAGAGTTTGACTTGATAAACAAAAAAGACTACGGTCCTCTTGAagacttgatcaacaccATGTTGAAGTCCTAG
- the SOD6 gene encoding Sod6p encodes MMFTRFSSVVSTILISGLASVVLAGVAPQITSNPSNVVAVAEFPMFGCGEMEGYVSFEAPYGKKVKVNVDVTRLPADGFPFLYHVHEFPVGDDGDCESVGPIFNPYHASPNCDAQDGDEYCKIGDLSGKHGQIQTTCFQTEYYDPYISLTAQSKGSIVGRSVVFHYSDMTKIACANIEYATEEQMERLRCDSDSEGDGEGADVIYDVNKRDEDGDGSSSSFGGYESAASTSSTESAYSETEYSPEIVTKVTNSSSYHHNKTTVTNYGQNSVCEEGGAASLNAAICALFGVLAPFFL; translated from the coding sequence ATGATGTTCACCAGGTTTTCTTCCGTAGTGTCAACCATTCTTATCTCTGGGCTTGCGTCCGTCGTCCTTGCCGGCGTGGCGCCCCAGATCACCTCTAACCCTCTGAATGTTGTTGCCGTTGCCGAGTTCCCTATGTTTGGTTGTGGCGAGATGGAGGGCTACGTTCTGTTCGAGGCCCCTTACGGCAAGAAAGTCAAGGTCAACGTTGACGTGACCAGGCTTCCAGCCGACGGCTTCCCATTTCTCTATCATGTCCACGAATTTCCCGTTGGCGATGACGGTGACTGTGAAAGTGTTGGGCCAATCTTCAACCCTTACCACGCCTCGCCAAACTGTGACGCCCAAGACGGCGACGAGTACTGCAAAATTGGCGACTTGTCGGGCAAGCACGGTCAAATCCAGACGACCTGCTTCCAAACCGAGTACTACGATCCTTATATCTCTTTGACAGCTCAGTCGAAAGGTAGCATCGTTGGTCGCTCGGTAGTGTTTCACTACAGTGACATGACCAAGATCGCTTGTGCTAATATCGAGTACGCCACCGAGGAGCAGATGGAGCGTCTTCGCTGTGACTCTGACAGCGAAGGCGACGGTGAGGGCGCTGATGTTATCTACGACGTGAACAAGCGGGACGAGGATGGCGacggcagcagcagttcGTTCGGGGGCTACGAGTCAGCCGCCTCTACGCTGTCTACTGAAAGTGCATATTCAGAGACAGAGTACTCACCCGAGATTGTCACTAAGGTGACAAATTCTAGCAGTTATCATCACAATAAGACCACTGTGACCAACTATGGCCAAAACTCCGTGTGCGAGGAAGGCGGAGCTGCGAGCTTGAATGCTGCTATCTGTGCCCTTTTTGGTGTGTTGGCTCCCTTTTTCTTGTGA